The Gossypium arboreum isolate Shixiya-1 unplaced genomic scaffold, ASM2569848v2 Contig00802, whole genome shotgun sequence genome has a segment encoding these proteins:
- the LOC108451041 gene encoding probable disease resistance protein At1g61300, producing the protein MIREAQVVETKVRNGRYLCRACNGKLVYEKTREMKEFLDKAPNASEALAIDGPSGGLPLPTSELVGEEAIRNEIWACLMQDEVSKIGVWGMGGVGKTTIMKHIHNDLLKKQRFERVIWITVSKEFNVMKVQDNIASALESKEYLDKEEDKLRRAAILSEILKNAGKHVLILDDMWDKVSLEEVGILKPSGGNGCKLVLTTCSEHVCKYMGCKVIKVKPLSEEEALILFLNKVGPNIVQSPTIMPTLKIVVRECAGLPLTIVVVAGTMKGEYNPRIWKNALKDLKERIGKVEGVEAEVIERLKFSFDHLKDEKVKDCFLYYALYPEDFEILKVELIDCWIDEIFIGDMDTRQEMEDKGLTILKMLEDNCLLENSTTEFGSVFLKMHDAVRDMALSITRMNPRYIVQAGLQLEELPEKEQWSSEIEKVSIMCNSISEISIDVLPTKCQLLTTLLLQNNPIKNISISFSQTCFVLVFSICPLRRSRVYQIPSLN; encoded by the coding sequence ATGATTAGGGAAGCACAAGTTGTTGAAACCAAAGTCAGGAACGGGAGATATCTCTGTCGTGCTTGCAACGGGAAGCTGGTTTATGAAAAGACTCGAGaaatgaaggaatttcttgataaagcTCCTAATGCCTCTGAAGCTCTTGCCATAGATGGTCCAAGTGGTGGGTTGCCGCTGCCAACATCAGAACTAGTTGGAGAGGAAGCTATCAGAAATGAGATTTGGGCATGTTTGATGCAGGATGAGGTGAGCAAGATTGGAGTTTGGGGGATGGGCGGTGTGGGTAAAACCACTATCATGAAGCACATCCACAATGATCTTTTGAAAAAGCAAAGATTCGAAAGGGTAATCTGGATTACCGTATCAAAGGAGTTCAATGTAATGAAAGTACAAGATAATATTGCAAGTGCGTTGGAGTCGAAGGAATATTTAGACAAAGAAGAGGACAAGCTCAGACGAGCAGCAATCTTGTCAGAAATTCTGAAGAACGCAGGAAAGCATGTTCTAATCCTAGATGATATGTGGGATAAAGTCTCTCTAGAGGAAGTTGGGATCCTCAAGCCAAGTGGCGGCAATGGCTGCAAGTTGGTGTTGACAACCTGTTCGGAGCATGTCTGTAAGTATATGGGTTGTAAGGTGATAAAAGTGAAGCCCCTTTCAGAAGAAGAGGCATTGATACTTTTCTTGAATAAAGTTGGACCTAACATAGTTCAAAGTCCAACTATAATGCCAACTCTGAAGATTGTTGTCAGGGAATGTGCGGGTCTACCTCTAACAATTGTTGTGGTAGCTGGTACCATGAAAGGAGAATATAACCCTCGTATTTGGAAAAATGCACTCAAAGATTTGAAAGAGAGAATAGGGAAAGTGGAAGGAGTGGAAGCTGAGGTAATCGAGCGCTTGAAATTTAGTTTCGATCACTTGAAAGATGAGAAAGTAAAAGATTGCTTCTTGTATTATGCATTATATCCTGAAGATTTTGAAATTCTTAAGGTTGAACTAATCGATTGTTGGATTGATGAGATATTCATAGGCGATATGGATACAAGACAAGAAATGGAAGATAAAGGCCTTACTATTTTGAAAATGTTGGAAGATAACTGCTTGTTGGAAAATAGTACCACTGAATTTGGTTCTGTCTTTTTAAAGATGCATGATGCAGTGAGAGACATGGCATTGTCGATCACAAGAATGAATCCTCGATATATAGTACAAGCAGGCTTGCAATTAGAAGAGTTACCAGAAAAGGAGCAATGGAGTTCGGAAATTGAGAAAGTGTCAATTATGTGTAACTCCATATCAGAAATTTCCATAGATGTGCTACCTACAAAATGCCAACTGCTCACAACCTTGTTATTGCAGAACAACCCTATAAAGAatatctcaatttctttttcacaaacatgCTTTGTCTTAGTGTTCTCAATTTGTCCTCTACGAAGATCAAGAGTTTACCAAATTCCATCTCTGAACTAA